One region of Desmodus rotundus isolate HL8 chromosome 11, HLdesRot8A.1, whole genome shotgun sequence genomic DNA includes:
- the SOD2 gene encoding superoxide dismutase [Mn], mitochondrial: MLSRAAYSTSRRLVPALGSVGSRQKHKLPDLPYDYGALEPHINAQIMELHYSKHHAAYVNNLNVTEEKYLDALQKGDVTAQISLQSALKFNGGGHINHSIFWTNLSPNGGGEPAGELLEAIIRDFGSFAKFKEKLTAVSTGVQGSGWGWLGFNKERGCLQIAACSNQDPLQGTTGLIPLLGIDVWEHAYYLQYKNVRPDYLKAIWNVINWQNVTERYMACRK, translated from the exons ATGTTGTCCCGCGCGGCGTACAG CACGAGCCGGAGGCTGGTGCCCGCTCTGGGGTCTGTGGGCTCCAGGCAGAAGCACAAACTCCCCGACCTGCCGTACGACTATGGCGCCCTGGAGCCTCATATCAACGCCCAGATCATGGAGCTTCACTACAGCAAGCACCATGCGGCCTACGTGAACAACCTGAACGTCACCGAGGAAAAGTACCTGGATGCGCTGCAGAAGG GTGACGTCACAGCTCAGATCTCTCTTCAGTCTGCACTGAAGTTCAACGGCGGGGGCCACATCAATCACAGCATTTTCTGGACAAACCTGAGCCCCAACGGCGGCGGAGAGCCCGCAG gGGAGTTGCTGGAAGCCATCATCCGTGACTTTGGTTCCTTCGCCAAGTTTAAGGAGAAGTTGACCGCTGTCTCTACTGGCGTCCAAGGCTCAGGCTGGGGCTGGCTCGGGTTCAATAAGGAGCGAGGATGCTTACAGATTGCTGCTTGTTCTAACCAGGACCCCCTGCAAGGCACAACAG GTcttattccacttctggggatcgACGTGTGGGAGCACGCTTACTACCTTCAGTACAAGAATGTCAGACCCGACTACCTGAAGGCTATCTGGAACGTAATCAACTGGCAGAATGTCACCGAAAGATACATGGCCTGCAGAAAGTGA
- the WTAP gene encoding pre-mRNA-splicing regulator WTAP isoform X2, translated as MTNEEPLPKKVRLSETDFKVMARDELILRWKQYEAYVQALEGKYTDLNSNDVTGLRESEEKLKQQQQESARRENILVMRLATKEQEMQECTTQIQYLKQVQQPSVAQLRSTMVDPAINLFFLKMKGELEQTKDKLEQAQNELSAWKFTPDRGLMASD; from the exons ATGACCAACGAGGAACCTCTTCCCAAAAAG GTTCGACTGAGTGAGACAGACTTCAAAGTTATGGCACGAGATGAGttaattttaag ATGGAAACAGTATGAAGCATACGTGCAAGCTTTGGAGGGCAAGTACACAGATCTGAACT CTAATGATGTAACTGGCTTAAGGGAGTCGGAAGAAAAACTGAAGCAGCAACAGCAGGAGTCTGCACGCAGGGAAAACATCCTTGTCATGCGACTAGCAACCAAGGAGCAAGAGATGCAAGAGTGTACT ACTCAAATCCAGTACCTCAAGCAAGTCCAGCAGCCCAGTGTTGCCCAACTGAGATCAACAATGGTGGACCCCGCAATCAACTTGTTTTTCCTAAAAATGAAAGGTGAACTGGAACAGACTAAAGACAAACTGGAACAAGCCCAAAATGAACTGAGTGCCTGGAAGTTTACGCCTGATAG AGGCCTGATGGCGTCGGACTAA